Proteins encoded in a region of the Apus apus isolate bApuApu2 unplaced genomic scaffold, bApuApu2.pri.cur manual_scaffold_80_ctg1, whole genome shotgun sequence genome:
- the LOC127396338 gene encoding histone acetyltransferase KAT7-like: MGQPSIPEQREQLRLQGQITEGSNMIKTIAFGRYELDTWYHSPYPEEYARLGRLYMCEFCLKYRKSQTILRRHMAKCVWKHPPGDEIYRKGSISVFEVDGQKNKIYCQNLCLLAKLFLDHKTLYYDVEPFLFYVMTEADNTGCHLIGYFSKIKTC; this comes from the exons ATgggccagcccagcatcccagaGCAGCGG GAACAGCTGCGGCTCCAGGGCCAGAtcacagaaggcagcaacaTGATTAAAACCATCGCGTTTGGCCGCTACGAGCTGGACACCTGGTACCACTCCCCCTACCCAGAGGAGTATGCTCGCCTGGGCCGTCTCTACATGTGTGAATTCTGCCTCAAGTACAGGAAGAGCCAGACAATACTTCGCAGGCACAtg GCAAAATGTGTTTGGAAACACCCACCGGGTGATGAAATCTACCGGAAAGGCTCCATCTCAGTGTTTGAAGTGGATGGGCAGAAGAACAAG ATCTACTGTCAAAACCTGTGTCTGCTGGCAAAACTTTTCTTGGACCATAAAACACTGTATTATGATGTTGAACCCTTCCTCTTCTATGTCATGACAGAAGCTGACAACACTGGCTGTCACCTGATAGGTTATTTCTCCAAG ATCAAGACCTGttaa